In Pecten maximus chromosome 10, xPecMax1.1, whole genome shotgun sequence, one genomic interval encodes:
- the LOC117336810 gene encoding LOW QUALITY PROTEIN: FMRF-amide neuropeptides-like (The sequence of the model RefSeq protein was modified relative to this genomic sequence to represent the inferred CDS: deleted 1 base in 1 codon) produces MRTLSYVGLLAAVLSNWVYGGALADDLTDWCLDNQAACNGIFAAASGADEDTKDKRTFLRFGRALAGDAFFRFGRNPVQFEDKRFLRFGRNGGGEGVGELLRHALNKVESLERATGLKLRRKRSAEPIQPVKNVDEIVEASKQSADAKDTEKKKRDADDTNENKEKRFMRFGRTPDDSTSDTSGDEEMKKRFMRFGRFMRFGKSGDEKRFMRFGKKSDDEMEADKRFMRFGKRSDDEIGADKRFMRFGKRSDDEMEADKRFMRFGKRSDDEIGADKRFMRFGKRSDDEMGADKRFMRFGKRSDDEIGADKRFMRFGKRSDDEMGADKRFMRFGKRSDDEMEADKRFMRFGKRSDDEMGADKRFMRFGKRSDDEMGADKRFMRFGKRSDDEMEADKRFMRFGKKSDDEMEADKRFMRFGKRSDDEIDADKRFMRFGRDSQADKRFMRFGRDGAEQKRFMRFGKKSDSESDAEKEKRFMRFGRDGTDMEKRFMRFGKKSDETDSDMQENKRFMRFGRDNNQDKRFMRFGRSGQNEDKRFMRFGRSGQLEDKRFMRFGRSGETQDKRFMRFGRSDSSGDSEAEKRFMRFGR; encoded by the exons ATGAGGACGCTCAGCTATGTGGGTTTGCTAGCGGCTGTTCTGTCCAACTGGGTGTATGGAGGTGCTCTGGCGGACGACCTTACCGACTGGTGCCTCGACAACCAGGCTGCGTGTAATGGAATCTTTGCTGCAGCTTCAG GAGCCGATGAGGACACTAAAGACAAAAGAACATTCCTGCGCTTCGGACGTGCACTCGCCGGAGATGCTTTCTTCAGATTTGGTAGAAATCCAGTCCAGTTTGAGGACAAGCGTTTTCTCAGATTCGGCAGAAACGGTGGAGGTGAAGGAGTAGGTGAACTGCTGAGACATGCTCTGAACAAGGTTGAAAGTCTAGAGCGAGCAACAGGGTTGAAATTAAGACGAAAGCGTTCTGCAGAACCTATACAGCCAGTTAAGAACGTCGACGAAATTGTAGAGGCAAGTAAACAATCGGCAGATGCAAAAGATACAGAGAAAAAGAAACGCGATGCAGATGATACGAATGAAAACAAGGAGAAACGCTTCATGCGCTTCGGACGTACCCCCGACGACTCTACCTCAGATACGAGCGGCGATGAAGAGATGAAGAAACGTTTTATGCGATTTGGTCGATTTATGCGATTTGGAAAAAGCGGTGACGAAAAACGCTTCATGAGATTTGGTAAAAAATCCGATGATGAGATGGAAGCTGATAAACGGTTTATGAGATTCGGTAAGAGATCAGATGATGAAATTGGGGCTGATAAACGGTTCATGAGATTCGGTAAAAGATCAGACGATGAGATGGAAGCTGATAAGCGGTTTATGAGATTCGGTAAAAGATCAGACGATGAAATTGGG GCTGATAAACGCTTTATGAGATTCGGTAAAAGATCAGACGATGAAATGGGAGCTGACAAACGGTTTATGAGATTCGGTAAGAGATCAGACGATGAAATTGGGGCCGATAAACGGTTTATGAGATTCGGTAAAAGATCAGACGATGAAATGGGAGCTGACAAACGGTTTATGAGATTCGGTAAGAGGTCAGACGATGAAATGGAAGCTGACAAACGCTTTATGAGATTCGGTAAAAGATCAGACGATGAAATGGGAGCTGACAAACGCTTTATGAGATTCGGTAAAAGATCAGACGATGAAATGGGAGCTGACAAACGCTTTATGAGATTCGGTAAGAGATCAGACGATGAGATGGAAGCTGATAAACGGTTTATGAGATTCGGTAAAAAATCAGACGATGAGATGGAAGCTGACAAACGCTTTATGAGATTCGGAAAAAGATCAGACGATGAAATAGATGCAGACAAACGATTCATGAGGTTTGGACGTGACTCTCAAGCAGATAAACGCTTTATGCGATTTGGTCGTGACGGCGCTGAACAGAAACGGTTTATGCGATTCGGGAAGAAATCTGATTCTGAAAGCGATGCAGAGAAGGAAAAACGGTTTATGAGATTCGGTCGCGACGGAACTGACATGGAAAAACGATTCATGAGATTTGGAAAGAAATCTGATGAAACAGATAGTGATATGCAAGAAAACAAACGTTTTATGAGATTCGGTCGCGACAACAATCAGGATAAACGATTTATGAGATTTGGAAGATCTGGACAAAATGAAGACAAGCGTTTTATGCGTTTTGGCCGCTCAGGCCAATTAGAAGATAAACGTTTCATGCGTTTTGGACGTTCAGGAGAAACACAGGATAAACGCTTCATGCGATTTGGACGTTCGGACAGTTCTGGTGATAGTGAAGCAGAAAAACGATTTATGAGATTCGGAAGATAg